A window from Heteronotia binoei isolate CCM8104 ecotype False Entrance Well chromosome 15, APGP_CSIRO_Hbin_v1, whole genome shotgun sequence encodes these proteins:
- the CA11 gene encoding carbonic anhydrase-related protein 11, giving the protein MLHAAMGTGLGGLCLLGVLAATCMAVQFVPAKTYEDWWAYKETLHGSFVPGPPFWGLVNSAWSLCAIGKRQSPLDVNTSQMVFDPFLLPLRLSTGGKKVSGTMYNTGRHVSFRPDPLQLVNVSGGPLLYSHRLQEIRLHFGSEDGFGSEHWIDGESFSAEVQLIHYNQELYPNISEASRNPNGLAVISIFANVGPSPNPFLTRLLNRETITRISYKNDAYLLHDLSLEDLYPETFGFITYQGSMSTPPCYETVTWILIDRPINITSVQIHSLRLLSQNLPSQIFRSMSDNSRPLQPLLQRSLRSNRDLRRPTRRCKGANYKLHVDGARPSKTVM; this is encoded by the exons atgCTCCACGCCGCGATGGGGACCGGTCTGGGGGGGCTGTGCCTGCTGGGAGTCCTGGCAGCAACTTGTATGGCTG TGCAGTTTGTCCCTGCGAAGACCTATGAGGACTGGTGGGCGTACAAGGAGACTCTTCATGGTAGCTTTGTGCCAG gTCCTCCATTTTGGGGTCTGGTGAATTCCGCTTGGAGTCTCTGCGCCATTGGCAAACGCCAGTCGCCCCTGGATGTGAACACAAGCCAAATGGTGTTtgaccccttccttcttcctcttcgcCTCAGCACAGGTGGGAAGAAG GTCAGTGGTACCATGTACAACACAGGACGGCATGTATCCTTCCGTCCAGATCCACTACAGCTGGTTAACGTTTCCGGAGGGCCTCTTCTGTACAGCCACCGGCTCCAGGAGATACGCCTGCATTTTGGCAGCGAAGACGGATTTGGCTCCGAGCACTGGATCGACGGCGAGAGCTTTTCTGCTGAG GTGCAGTTGATCCACTACAACCAAGAGCTGTACCCCAATATCTCAGAGGCCTCACGCAACCCCAATGGCTTGGCTGTTATTTCAATCTTTGCTAAT GTCGGACCAAGTCCTAACCCATTCCTAACCAGGCTATTAAACAGAGAGACCATTACCCGGATCTCCTATAAAA ATGATGCCTATCTTCTACATGACCTGAGTCTTGAGGATCTTTACCCTGAGACATTCGGTTTCATCACCTACCAGGGATCCATGTCAACCCCTCCATGCTATGAAACGGTCACCTGGATCCTCATTGACCGACCCATCAACATTACCTCTGTCCAG aTACACTCCCTTCGCCTTCTCAGCCAGAACCTTCCTTCCCAAATTTTCCGGAGCATGAGCGATAACTCGAGACCCCTCCAGCCCCTCTTACAACGAAGCCTTCGGAGCAACCGAGACCTGCGGCGCCCCACACGACGGTGCAAAGGAGCCAACTACAAACTACATG